One genomic segment of Hypomesus transpacificus isolate Combined female chromosome 5, fHypTra1, whole genome shotgun sequence includes these proteins:
- the tm4sf21a gene encoding transmembrane 4 L6 family member 4 codes for MCTGKCSKFIGVTLYPLALISIICNIILFFPGWEVKYAKDGYITEEVKYMGGLIGGGVMVLVPAIHIHLTGKEGCCANRCGMFLSIAFAAVGVAGALYSFCVAMVGLINGPYCKVLLVWATPFKDRDDSYLNDKNLWSLCTEPKNVVEFNVGLFSTLLVASGLQLVLCAFQMINGLFGCLCGTCKNKETY; via the exons atGTGCACGGGAAAGTGCTCCAAATTCATCGGGGTGACCCTGTACCCCCTGGCTCTCATCTCCATCATCTGTAACATCATCCTGTTCTTCCCAGGCTGGGAGGTGAAGTATGCCAAAGATGGATACATAACCGAGGAGGTGAAGTACATGGGGGGGCTCATTGGAGGGGGCGTCATG GTACTGGTGCCAGCCATTCACATCCATTTAACTGGAAAAGAAGGTTGCTGTGCCAATCGCTGTGGG ATGTTTCTGTCTATTGCATTTGCTGCTGTTGGCGTTGCTGGAGCTCTTTACAGCTTCTGTGTGGCTATGGTAGGCCTCATTAACGGGCCCTACTGTAAAGTACTGCTGGTTTGGGCCACACCCTTCAAAGACAG AGATGACAGCTACCTGAACGACAAAAACCTGTGGTCCTTGTGCACGGAACCCAAGAACGTGGTGGAGTTTAACGTGGGTCTGTTCTCCACGCTGCTGGTCGCCAGCGGGCTACAGCTGGTGCTGTGTGCCTTCCAGATGATCAACGGCCTGTTCGGCTGCCTGTGTGGAACCTGCAAGAACAAGGAG